CACTTGCATACGGTATGGAGAAAACAGAAGATCAAACCGTTCTCGTATTCGACTTGGGCGGCGGAACCTTTGACGTATCCATTCTCGAATTGTCCGATGGCTTCTTCGAAGTAAAAGCGACTTCCGGAGATAACAAGCTGGGCGGAGACGACTTCGACGATGTCATCATGAACTACCTGGTGAGCGAATTCAAAAAAGAGCATGGCATCGACCTGTCCAAGGATCGCATGGCTCAACAACGTTTGAAAGATGCTGCGGAAAAAGCGAAGAAAGACCTCTCTGGTGTATTGACTACGACCATTTCCCTGCCGTTCATTACAGCAGATGCAACAGGTCCAAAGCACTTGGAGATGAACCTGACTCGTGCGAAATTCGAAGAGTTGTCTGCTGAGCTGGTTGAGCGTACAATGGGCCCAACTCGTCAAGCACTGAAAGACGCTGGTCTGACTCCAAGCGAACTGGATCGCGTTATCCTGGTGGGTGGTTCTACTCGTATCCCAGCGGTACAAGAAGCAATCAAGAAATTTACAGGAAAAGAACCACATAAAGGTGTAAACCCGGACGAAGTAGTAGCACTGGGAGCAGCTGTTCAAGCGGGCGTACTGACTGGTGACGTAAAAGACGTCGTTCTTCTCGACGTAACGCCACTGTCCCTCGGTATCGAGACATTGGGTGGCGTATTCACCAAGCTGATCGATCGTAACACGACGATCCCAACAAGCAAATCCCAAGTGTTCTCTACAGCTGCGGACAACCAAACATCTGTAGAAATTCACGTTCTCCAAGGGGAGCGTCAAATGGCAGCCGACAACAAATCGCTCGGGCGCTTCAACTTGTCCGATATCCCGCCAGCGCCACGCGGCATCCCGCAAATCGAAGTATCCTTCGATATTGACGCGAACGGTATCGTAAACGTACGTGCAAAAGACCTGGGTACAGGTAAAGAACAACGTATCACGATCACTTCTAACTCCGGTCTGTCCGACGACGAGATCGATCGCATGGTAAAAGATGCTGAGTTGAATGCAGAAGCGGACAAACAACGCAAAGAGCAAGTAGAAGTTCGCAACGAAGCAGACCAACTCGTGTTCACTACCGAGAAAACATTGAAAGAAGTAGAAGGCAAG
This genomic stretch from Brevibacillus brevis harbors:
- the dnaK gene encoding molecular chaperone DnaK, with the translated sequence MSRVIGIDLGTTNSCVAVMEGGEPVVIANAEGNRTTPSVVAFKNGERIVGEAAKRQAITNPDNTVISIKRHMGSTYKETLEGNQYTPEQISAMILQKLKADAEAYLGQSVTQAVITVPAYFNDSQRQATKDAGKIAGLEVLRIVNEPTAAALAYGMEKTEDQTVLVFDLGGGTFDVSILELSDGFFEVKATSGDNKLGGDDFDDVIMNYLVSEFKKEHGIDLSKDRMAQQRLKDAAEKAKKDLSGVLTTTISLPFITADATGPKHLEMNLTRAKFEELSAELVERTMGPTRQALKDAGLTPSELDRVILVGGSTRIPAVQEAIKKFTGKEPHKGVNPDEVVALGAAVQAGVLTGDVKDVVLLDVTPLSLGIETLGGVFTKLIDRNTTIPTSKSQVFSTAADNQTSVEIHVLQGERQMAADNKSLGRFNLSDIPPAPRGIPQIEVSFDIDANGIVNVRAKDLGTGKEQRITITSNSGLSDDEIDRMVKDAELNAEADKQRKEQVEVRNEADQLVFTTEKTLKEVEGKIDQAEIDRANAAKDKVKAALEGGNIEEIKTAKDELSEIIQQISVKLYEQAAQAQAAQGGGAEGQEPKKDNVVDADYEVVDDKK